One stretch of Candidatus Methylacidiphilales bacterium DNA includes these proteins:
- a CDS encoding class I SAM-dependent methyltransferase produces MPYNSCLSEAKRVVDAVLESYFKSPVDIFGKGHHEGETNYLKFLRASYIRTVSDVLTFFSNRRASLLEIGSYLGVVSIALQELGYCIHSCDIPEFHNAPRLRAVYERRKIPYSGINLRSASLPYPDESFDGVIMCEVIEHLNFNPIPPLLEINRTIKPEGLLYLGTPNLVKLTNRVRFLLGRSIHHPIREFLSQLDPEDNMIVGLHWREYSSDELRELLEITGYKVIHRSFHVYADERRQTPIKKILGSLIYLYPPFRPFQCVVSQKTSRPQYKFWLTEANQ; encoded by the coding sequence ATGCCTTATAATTCCTGCCTTTCAGAGGCGAAACGTGTGGTTGACGCTGTCCTGGAGTCTTACTTCAAAAGCCCAGTAGATATTTTTGGCAAGGGCCATCATGAGGGGGAGACGAATTATCTCAAATTTTTAAGAGCTTCTTACATTCGCACGGTGAGTGATGTGCTGACGTTCTTCTCAAATCGTCGGGCAAGCCTGCTTGAAATTGGTTCTTACCTAGGGGTGGTCTCAATCGCGCTGCAGGAACTAGGTTACTGCATTCACTCTTGTGACATTCCTGAATTTCATAACGCGCCGAGGTTGCGCGCAGTGTATGAGCGGCGGAAGATTCCTTATTCCGGCATAAATCTTCGAAGCGCTTCTCTTCCTTATCCGGACGAAAGCTTTGATGGAGTGATCATGTGCGAGGTGATTGAGCATTTGAATTTCAATCCTATCCCGCCCCTGCTCGAAATAAACCGCACGATCAAGCCAGAAGGCTTATTATATCTTGGCACTCCTAACCTCGTGAAATTGACCAATCGGGTCCGCTTTTTGCTGGGACGTTCCATTCATCACCCCATCAGAGAATTTTTAAGCCAACTCGATCCGGAGGATAACATGATTGTGGGATTGCATTGGAGGGAATATTCTTCGGATGAGCTTCGCGAGCTTTTAGAAATCACAGGCTACAAAGTGATCCATAGATCGTTTCACGTTTATGCTGATGAGAGAAGGCAAACGCCAATTAAAAAAATCTTGGGGAGTCTGATCTATCTGTATCCACCATTTCGTCCCTTTCAGTGCGTGGTGAGTCAAAAGACGTCTCGTCCGCAATATAAGTTTTGGCTCACAGAAGCAAATCAGTAG